Proteins encoded in a region of the Arvicanthis niloticus isolate mArvNil1 chromosome 16, mArvNil1.pat.X, whole genome shotgun sequence genome:
- the Naxd gene encoding ATP-dependent (S)-NAD(P)H-hydrate dehydratase isoform X2: MGVRCVAIRACGRVLQRALSLHTAHTTEDMENLFQLVRNTVPALTSKKHKGQDGRIGIVGGCQEYTGAPYFAGISALKVGADLTHVFCAREAAPVIKSYSPELIVHPVLDSSNAVEEVEKWLPRLHALVVGPGLGRDDILLNNVRGILESTKARDIPVVIDADGLWLIAQQPALIHGYQKAVLTPNHVEFSRLWEAVLSSPMDTKNLSESTLKLSQALGNITVVQKGEQDLISNGQQVLVCSQEGSSRRCGGQGDLLSGSLGVMVHWALRAGPEKTNGSSPLLVAAWGACTLTRECNHQAFQKYGRSTTTTDMITEIGTAFSRLFTT; this comes from the exons TTTTACAAAGAGCATTGTCCCTCCATACAGCACACACGACAGAGGACATGGAAAACCTTTTTCAGTTGGTGAGAAACACTGTGCCTGCTCTGACGTCGAAGAAACACAAGGGGCAAGATGGAAGGATAGGCATAGTCGGAGGCTGTCAAGA GTACACAGGAGCACCATATTTTGCAGGAATCTCAGCTCTGAAAGTG GGTGCAGATTTGACCCACGTCTTCTGTGCCAGAGAAGCCGCGCCAGTGATCAAGTCCTACAGCCCAGAGCTGATCGTCCACCCAGTCCT tgACAGTTCTAATGCTGTTGAGgaggtggagaaatggctccCCAGGCTGCATGCCCTTGTCGTGGGTCCTGGCCTAGGTAGGGACGACATTCTTCTCAACAATGTCAGG GGCATTTTGGAATCAACCAAGGCcagagacatccctgtggtcattGATGCG GACGGCCTGTGGCTGATTGCTCAGCAGCCGGCCCTCATCCATGGTTACCAGAAGGCCGTGCTCACCCCCAACCACGTGGAGTTCAGCAGACTCTGGGAAGCTGTG CTCAGTAGTCCTATGGACACCAAGAATCTCAGTGAATCCACACTGAAGCTCAGCCAGGCCCTGGGGAACATCACAGTGGTCCAGAAAGGAGAACAGGACCTCATCTCCAATGGCCAGCAGG TGCTCGTGTGCAGCCAAGAAGGCAGCAGTCGCAGGTGTGGCGGGCAAGGTGATCTCCTGTCCGGCTCCCTGGGTGTCATGGTGCACTGGGCCCTCCGTGCTGGACCAGAGAAAACAAACGG CTCCAGCCCGCTCCTGGTGGCTGCCTGGGGTGCTTGCACACTCACAAGGGAGTGTAACCATCAGGCCTTCCAGAAGTATGGACGCTCCACAACCACAACCGACATGATCACCGAGATAGGAACTGCCTTCAGCAGGCTCTTCACCACCTGA
- the Naxd gene encoding ATP-dependent (S)-NAD(P)H-hydrate dehydratase isoform X5, with amino-acid sequence MGVRCVAIRACGRVLQRALSLHTAHTTEDMENLFQLVRNTVPALTSKKHKGQDGRIGIVGGCQEYTGAPYFAGISALKVGADLTHVFCAREAAPVIKSYSPELIVHPVLDSSNAVEEVEKWLPRLHALVVGPGLGRDDILLNNVRGILESTKARDIPVVIDADGLWLIAQQPALIHGYQKAVLTPNHVEFSRLWEAVLSSPMDTKNLSESTLKLSQALGNITVVQKGEQDLISNGQQAPARSWWLPGVLAHSQGSVTIRPSRSMDAPQPQPT; translated from the exons TTTTACAAAGAGCATTGTCCCTCCATACAGCACACACGACAGAGGACATGGAAAACCTTTTTCAGTTGGTGAGAAACACTGTGCCTGCTCTGACGTCGAAGAAACACAAGGGGCAAGATGGAAGGATAGGCATAGTCGGAGGCTGTCAAGA GTACACAGGAGCACCATATTTTGCAGGAATCTCAGCTCTGAAAGTG GGTGCAGATTTGACCCACGTCTTCTGTGCCAGAGAAGCCGCGCCAGTGATCAAGTCCTACAGCCCAGAGCTGATCGTCCACCCAGTCCT tgACAGTTCTAATGCTGTTGAGgaggtggagaaatggctccCCAGGCTGCATGCCCTTGTCGTGGGTCCTGGCCTAGGTAGGGACGACATTCTTCTCAACAATGTCAGG GGCATTTTGGAATCAACCAAGGCcagagacatccctgtggtcattGATGCG GACGGCCTGTGGCTGATTGCTCAGCAGCCGGCCCTCATCCATGGTTACCAGAAGGCCGTGCTCACCCCCAACCACGTGGAGTTCAGCAGACTCTGGGAAGCTGTG CTCAGTAGTCCTATGGACACCAAGAATCTCAGTGAATCCACACTGAAGCTCAGCCAGGCCCTGGGGAACATCACAGTGGTCCAGAAAGGAGAACAGGACCTCATCTCCAATGGCCAGCAGG CTCCAGCCCGCTCCTGGTGGCTGCCTGGGGTGCTTGCACACTCACAAGGGAGTGTAACCATCAGGCCTTCCAGAAGTATGGACGCTCCACAACCACAACCGACATGA
- the Naxd gene encoding ATP-dependent (S)-NAD(P)H-hydrate dehydratase isoform X3 produces MENLFQLVRNTVPALTSKKHKGQDGRIGIVGGCQEYTGAPYFAGISALKVGADLTHVFCAREAAPVIKSYSPELIVHPVLDSSNAVEEVEKWLPRLHALVVGPGLGRDDILLNNVRGILESTKARDIPVVIDADGLWLIAQQPALIHGYQKAVLTPNHVEFSRLWEAVLSSPMDTKNLSESTLKLSQALGNITVVQKGEQDLISNGQQVLVCSQEGSSRRCGGQGDLLSGSLGVMVHWALRAGPEKTNGSSPLLVAAWGACTLTRECNHQAFQKYGRSTTTTDMITEIGTAFSRLFTT; encoded by the exons ATGGAAAACCTTTTTCAGTTGGTGAGAAACACTGTGCCTGCTCTGACGTCGAAGAAACACAAGGGGCAAGATGGAAGGATAGGCATAGTCGGAGGCTGTCAAGA GTACACAGGAGCACCATATTTTGCAGGAATCTCAGCTCTGAAAGTG GGTGCAGATTTGACCCACGTCTTCTGTGCCAGAGAAGCCGCGCCAGTGATCAAGTCCTACAGCCCAGAGCTGATCGTCCACCCAGTCCT tgACAGTTCTAATGCTGTTGAGgaggtggagaaatggctccCCAGGCTGCATGCCCTTGTCGTGGGTCCTGGCCTAGGTAGGGACGACATTCTTCTCAACAATGTCAGG GGCATTTTGGAATCAACCAAGGCcagagacatccctgtggtcattGATGCG GACGGCCTGTGGCTGATTGCTCAGCAGCCGGCCCTCATCCATGGTTACCAGAAGGCCGTGCTCACCCCCAACCACGTGGAGTTCAGCAGACTCTGGGAAGCTGTG CTCAGTAGTCCTATGGACACCAAGAATCTCAGTGAATCCACACTGAAGCTCAGCCAGGCCCTGGGGAACATCACAGTGGTCCAGAAAGGAGAACAGGACCTCATCTCCAATGGCCAGCAGG TGCTCGTGTGCAGCCAAGAAGGCAGCAGTCGCAGGTGTGGCGGGCAAGGTGATCTCCTGTCCGGCTCCCTGGGTGTCATGGTGCACTGGGCCCTCCGTGCTGGACCAGAGAAAACAAACGG CTCCAGCCCGCTCCTGGTGGCTGCCTGGGGTGCTTGCACACTCACAAGGGAGTGTAACCATCAGGCCTTCCAGAAGTATGGACGCTCCACAACCACAACCGACATGATCACCGAGATAGGAACTGCCTTCAGCAGGCTCTTCACCACCTGA